Proteins found in one Rahnella aquatilis CIP 78.65 = ATCC 33071 genomic segment:
- a CDS encoding ABC transporter ATP-binding protein — MNAEYLIEVDGLKKYFPIRDGVFGQETGQLRAVDGVSFNIRKGTIFGLVGESGSGKTTVGRTLLGLYDKTAGNVKFRGEDLHSLKPKQLKALRPKIQLVFQDPYSSLNPRIRIGDAIGEAMLEHKRCTRAQLPEKVRDVMKICGLSPLHYNRFPHEFSGGQRQRIGIARALILQPDFIIADEPISALDVSIQAQIINLFADLRDDHGVTFLFISHDLGVVEHLCDDVAVMYLGQLVETASRDALFRKPLHPYTQALLAAVPTLDPDSEPVAMVSGEIPDPSKPPAGCRFHTRCPRATDHCRQDIPVLREIESGHHVACHQV; from the coding sequence ATGAATGCTGAATATCTGATTGAAGTGGATGGCCTGAAAAAGTATTTCCCGATCCGCGACGGCGTGTTCGGGCAGGAAACCGGCCAGTTGCGCGCCGTGGATGGCGTCAGTTTTAACATCCGTAAAGGCACGATTTTTGGGCTGGTCGGTGAATCCGGCAGCGGAAAAACCACGGTGGGTCGTACACTGCTCGGGCTGTATGACAAAACGGCGGGCAACGTGAAGTTTCGCGGTGAAGACCTGCACAGCCTGAAACCGAAACAACTGAAAGCCCTGCGCCCGAAAATCCAGCTGGTCTTTCAGGATCCGTACAGTTCGCTGAACCCGCGGATCCGCATTGGTGATGCCATTGGCGAAGCGATGCTGGAACATAAGCGGTGTACGCGGGCGCAACTGCCCGAGAAAGTGCGGGATGTCATGAAAATCTGCGGCCTGTCGCCGCTGCATTACAACCGCTTTCCGCATGAGTTTTCCGGCGGTCAGCGCCAGCGTATCGGCATCGCCCGTGCGCTTATTCTGCAACCGGACTTTATCATCGCTGATGAACCCATTTCCGCGCTGGACGTGTCGATTCAGGCGCAGATCATCAATTTGTTCGCGGATTTGCGCGACGATCATGGCGTGACATTCCTGTTTATCTCGCACGATCTCGGCGTGGTAGAGCATCTTTGTGATGACGTGGCGGTGATGTATCTCGGCCAGTTAGTGGAGACGGCCAGCCGCGATGCGTTGTTCCGCAAGCCCCTGCATCCTTACACGCAGGCGTTGCTGGCAGCGGTGCCAACGCTGGATCCGGACAGCGAACCGGTGGCGATGGTCAGTGGTGAAATTCCGGATCCGTCAAAACCGCCTGCCGGCTGCCGTTTTCACACCCGCTGCCCGCGTGCAACCGACCACTGTCGTCAGGACATTCCGGTTCTGCGTGAGATAGAAAGCGGCCATCACGTGGCCTGCCATCAGGTTTAA
- a CDS encoding ABC transporter ATP-binding protein: MTQPLIRFNQLSLSFSSDQGRVRAVQDVTFDVQAGQTVGIVGESGCGKSVTAMSLMGLLPPQAARIDGGEILFQGQNLLKLRPSQMADLRGNQLAMIFQEPMTALNPVLTLGEQLVEPRIRHLGESPKLAWTHATKMITEVGLARAESLMTSYPHQLSGGMLQRIMIAMALSCKPQLLIADEPTTALDVTVQAQILRLLREQAQQNHMALMLITHDLGVIAQMADHVVVMYAGKIVEQGATAQVLRNPLHPYTQGLIASRPTPGERRRRLYSIPGQVPDLAALPPYCAFTERCARATDRCRQGIPPLEGQYRQAACFYSGLSAVSDNENRGLQP; encoded by the coding sequence ATGACGCAACCGTTGATCCGTTTTAATCAGCTTTCGCTGTCGTTCTCCAGCGATCAGGGGCGCGTGCGTGCGGTGCAGGATGTTACCTTTGACGTTCAGGCGGGGCAAACCGTGGGTATTGTCGGTGAGTCAGGCTGCGGGAAAAGTGTCACGGCGATGTCGCTGATGGGGCTGTTACCGCCACAGGCTGCGCGTATCGATGGCGGTGAAATCCTGTTTCAGGGGCAGAATTTACTCAAACTTAGGCCATCACAGATGGCGGATTTGCGCGGTAACCAGCTGGCGATGATCTTTCAGGAGCCCATGACTGCGTTGAATCCGGTACTGACCCTCGGCGAACAACTGGTTGAACCGCGGATCCGCCATCTGGGTGAATCGCCGAAACTGGCGTGGACGCATGCGACGAAGATGATCACCGAAGTCGGGCTGGCGCGGGCGGAAAGCCTGATGACCAGTTATCCGCATCAGCTTTCCGGCGGTATGTTGCAGCGCATCATGATTGCGATGGCGCTGAGCTGTAAGCCGCAGTTACTGATTGCGGACGAACCCACTACCGCGCTGGATGTCACGGTTCAGGCGCAAATCCTGCGTTTACTGCGTGAACAGGCGCAGCAGAATCACATGGCGCTGATGCTGATTACCCATGATTTAGGGGTGATCGCGCAAATGGCTGATCACGTCGTGGTGATGTACGCCGGTAAAATTGTCGAGCAGGGCGCAACGGCGCAGGTGCTGCGCAATCCGCTGCATCCTTATACACAGGGGCTTATCGCCTCCAGACCTACCCCCGGAGAACGCCGTCGCCGCTTGTATTCCATTCCCGGCCAGGTACCGGATCTGGCCGCACTGCCGCCTTATTGCGCATTCACTGAACGTTGTGCCCGCGCCACTGACCGATGCCGTCAGGGGATCCCGCCGCTGGAAGGCCAGTACCGGCAGGCAGCGTGTTTTTACAGCGGGCTGAGCGCCGTAAGTGACAACGAAAACAGGGGATTACAGCCATGA